One Oryza brachyantha chromosome 3, ObraRS2, whole genome shotgun sequence DNA segment encodes these proteins:
- the LOC121053827 gene encoding trihelix transcription factor ASR3-like → MDAGGSVGALLGQEEEGEAMNTMADAMVQVAAREYRRGNWTLPETMLLIEAKKRVHDGRRPAADQGLARWRWVEDYCWRRGCQRSQNQCNDRWDNLMRDYKKVRAYELSGAGAGGGTESYWVMGRGERKERGLPANLLREIYEAMDEVVERRMSSGGGGAVFLTASSSGSGLADVPMAMQASPLAQLLPRPLETTNCSSGSPERKRRRPSLDKQPPGGSASTPPAPGRQSHQEHPDSDYDHGADESSDDIGDEDDGLGGAIGRCAAILSVALENREASEDRRHREAMAAEERLGRARQARREAGDQCMAGLAAAVSQLAGSMLALAAKCRGPAAPK, encoded by the exons ATGGACGCCGGCGGCTCCGTCGGTGCGTTGCTGggccaagaagaagagggggaAGCCATGAACACCATGGCCGACGCGATGGTGCaggtggcggcgagggagtACCGGAGGGGGAACTGGACGCTGCCGGAGACGATGCTCCTGATCGAGGCCAAGAAGAGGGTGCACGAcgggaggcggccggcggcggaccAGGGGCtggcgcggtggcggtgggtgGAGGACTACTGCTGGCGCCGCGGGTGCCAGCGCAGCCAGAACCAGTGCAACGACCGGTGGGATAACCTCATGCGGGACTACAAGAAGGTCCGCGCCTACGAGctcagcggcgccggcgccggcggcggcacggagaGCTACTGGGTGATGGGCAGGGGGGAGCGGAAGGAGAGGGGTCTCCCGGCCAACCTCCTGCGCGAGATATATGAGGCCATGGACGAGGTCGTGGAGAGGCGGATGAGCTCCGGGGGCGGAGGCGCCGTGTTTTTGACGGCATCGTCGTCTGGCTCCGGCCTCGCCGACGTCCCCATGGCCATGCAGGCCTCTCCTCTCGCTCAACTCCTGCCCCGACCTCTtg AGACGACGAACTGCAGCTCGGGGTCGCCGGagaggaagcggcggcggccgtcacTGGACAAACAACCACCAGGGGGGAGCGCCAGCACGCCACCAGCGCCAGGAAGGCAGAGCCACCAAGAACACCCCGACAGCGACTACGATCATGGCGCCGACGAGAGCTCCGACGACATCGGGGACGAAGACGACGGCCTGGGCGGGGCGATCGGGCGGTGCGCGGCGATCCTGTCGGTGGCGCTGGAGAACCGCGAGGCCTCGGAGGACCGCAGGCACAGGGAGGCGATGGCCGCGGAGGAGCGCCTCGGCCGGGCGCGCCAGGCCCGGCGCGAGGCCGGCGACCAGTGCATGGccgggctcgccgccgccgtgagccAGCTCGCCGGCTCGAtgctcgcgctcgccgccaaGTGCAGGGGCCCCGCCGCGCCCAAGTGA
- the LOC102706177 gene encoding ras-related protein Rab5A-like → MAANAGGNKIRNAKLVLLGDVGAGKSSLVLRFVKGQFVEFQESTIGAAFFSQTLAVNDETVKFEIWDTAGQERYHSLAPMYYRGAAAAIVVYDITNPASFTRAKKWVQELQAQGNSSTVVALAGNKADLLETRQVQIEEAKTYAQENGLFFMETSAKTAINVNDIFYEIAKRLLQGQPAQNPQAGMVLSQRPNERLVSSASCCS, encoded by the exons ATGGCGGCCAACGCCGGCGGCAACAAGATCCGCAACGCCAAACTG GTTCTTCTTGGAGATGTGGGCGCTGGGAAATCTAGCTTGGTGCTTCGTTTTGTAAAAGGGCAGTTTGTTGAGTTTCAG GAATCGACAATTGGAGCAGCATTTTTCTCGCAGACCTTGGCAGTTAATGATGAAACTGTGAAGTTTGAAATCTGGGATACAGCTGGGCAGGAGAGGTACCATAGTTTGGCTCCCATGTACTATAGGGGTGCGGCTGCTGCCATAGTGGTCTATGACATCACGAATCCG GCCTCTTTCACACGTGCAAAGAAATGGGTTCAAGAACTTCAAGCTCAAG GTAACTCAAGTACGGTGGTGGCTCTGGCTGGCAACAAGGCTGATTTACTAGAAACAAGGCAGGTGCAAATAGAG GAAGCAAAGACATATGCCCAGGAGAATGGGCTTTTCTTCATGGAAACATCTGCGAAAACTGCAATCAATGtgaatgacatattttatgAAATTG CAAAAAGATTACTTCAAGGACAGCCAGCTCAGAACCCACAGGCCGGGATGGTCCTCTCCCAGAGACCAAATGAGAGACTGGTCAGCTCTGCCTCATGCTGCTCTTGA
- the LOC102706459 gene encoding TLC domain-containing protein 4-B-like codes for MAMMGYNQAQELMRDYLLADPVVPYTSVLVGIVLCKMAYDLTRLLSSFYFKGYSSLTKIQRVEWNNRGMSSAHAIFITAISLYLVMSTDLFSDRLKGPITFRNSVISTFALGVSVGYFIADLAMIFWLYPSLGGMEYIVHHTLSLVAIAYTMLSGEGQFYTYMVLISETTTPEINLRWFLDTAGLKKSSAYLVNGILMFIAWLVARILLFMYVFYHIYLHYSQVVQMHAFGYYLTFIVPSVLFVMNTMWFMKILKGVKKTLGKWS; via the exons ATGGCGATGATGGGCTACAACCAAGCTCAGGAGTTGATGAGGGACTACTTGCTAGCTGATCCAGTGGTTCCATACACCTCGGTGCTCGTTGGCATTGTTCTCTGCAAGATg GCATATGATCTCACACGGCTGCTGAGCTCATTTTACTTTAAGGGATATTCTTCACTGACAAAGATACAGCGTGTTGAATGGAACAACAG GGGTATGTCCAGTGCACATGCGATCTTCATCACAGCTATATCATTATATCTTGTCATGTCTACAGACCTGTTCTCTGATCGCCTTAAGGGGCCCATCACATTCCGCAATTCGGTCATCTCCACTTTTGCATTAGGG GTTTCTGTGGGCTACTTCATCGCTGACCTTGCAATGATCTTCTGGTTGTATCCTTCCCTTGGTGGAATGGAATAC ATTGTCCATCATACCCTTTCTCTAGTTGCAATAGCTTACACAATGTTGTCAGGGGAGGGCCAATTCTACACATACATGGTTCTTATTTCAGAAACAACCACCCCTGAAATTAACTTGAGATG gTTTCTTGACACAGCTGGACTGAAAAAGTCAAGTGCGTACTTGGTTAATGGTATTCTTATGTTTATTGCATGGCTG GTGGCGAGGATACTTTTATTCATGTACGTATTTTACCACATCTATTTGCACTACAGTCAG GTTGTGCAGATGCATGCTTTTGGGTACTACTTGACATTCATTGTGCCATCAGTGCTCTTTGTCATGAACACAATGTGGTTTATGAAGATTTTGAAAGGCGTGAAGAAAACATTGGGGAAGTGGTCATGA